The segment TACGTAGACCTCAGGGAACTGGTCTTTACTGAACACTATCAACAGACAGGTCTTCCCACAAGCACCATCTCCCACAATCACCAGCTTCTTACGAATCGCTGCCATGCCTGAGAAGAGAGAAATAAAATGCATGAAGAGACAAGCAAGCCAACAGCCTTATATTAAACAGGTTTTATAACGGCTGTGGTCTCAAATAGGATCAATGTAGTGGATTGACTGGACACAACACAATTGTGGAGATTTGCAGAGCTAAGTCACACTTGTATCCTCAAACGATTTCTCCCAGTGGGGCTTATTGGGGGAACACACTTGCCTTCAACACCTGAAGTTAAAGGGATAATTTACTTTGAACTTTAACCAGCTGGTCCTATCCATCCATGTCTTAGAAGACATCAACAACCAATGTTAACCAGGCTCTATCAAAACTGGCATGATCCAGAACAAACTGCAGGTATGGTATATGTTCTACACATGATGCCGGAAATCTCCACTAATAACTGTTGAGTAAGTTTCCTCAGGTAAATGTGTGTGCAAGGAAATTGACAgcaaagagggaaagagaatCAGCCCATCCATTCAGTGATCGTATTGCTGCTCACATGTGTGACCGAACGCACCAACTCTTATGTGTAGACTACTTCCAGAATAGGTCTTGACAACATTTAGCTAGTATTGCCATGTATAAACATGATACATTTGACTGGTTATTTGACTACCAGCACACTGATCCTGTGGACATCATGTGATTGTAGAAGTGAAGTATGTGCCAAAGCTGTATCCTAGTAATCATTAATGTGATGTCCGCATTAGTCAAACGCCACATAAGATGGGTTCTCTGAAGCAGTCACGTACAGGACAAAATCAGACAATGGTGCACGGCAAGCAGCGTTTAGTTTATTGGCTGACATTACATTAATTACTACTATAATACTGCTTAGGACAGACGGGCTTTAAAGCTACTGTAACTAGGTGCATTTTTGCCCATAGGGTGGATCATTCAAATGTTTAGGTAAGATGGCGTCAAAGCATCAACAGATGGCTGTTGTCCGCAGTATAAGGGCGGCCCCATTCACAACAAACTCACTTCGCTAGCTCTCTACCAGAAAAACAGTGTCTGGTCCATCTGAAGTGATATTAAAATGGTCAACCCTAGACCGCAACTTGTCTAGCTAGTTAACCAACGATACTTAAAATAAAGAGACGGATACTTGAAATCTATGGCCGGGCCAAACTAAGCCACCCAATCAGAGTCAAAGTTTTGTTTTTTATAGTTAGGTAGCGAGAAGAGTAGTGTGTAACATTTGTTTAAAGGATTACACGttatagtaaaataaataaataaccatAACTTCACTACTAGGACGCTACAGTAGCGTTAGCTACTTGACAAAACACAGTTAGCCAAcgtagcaagctagccaactggTCAGAATTATGGGGGCACCGTTGATGATGGTGGCTAACCGATAACGTTAGTTGTTGGCTAACTTGCTCTAGATAACAGCAGCAAACTAACACGCCGGTTGGTTCCAAATACTGACTTGCTTATGCATACGTTAACTAACTACCTAAGAAAGTTAGCTGGTGGGGGTACGGTAGGTTTCTAGCATAGCTAGTGTTCTGGCAATTTCTTTTGAAGGATAAAAACAATGGAGATCCTTTTCCAACGGTTACTGCTGTTAGCTAGCCAGTAGCTTGAGTCAGTGCGGACGCGGTATAACGTTACTACTATTGAGGTCGTCCTCTCGGGCTCGTTTCGAAATGCGAGACCGACGACGATGTACGGCCGGACCACCTTCTAAAAATGTATCCTACCATTACACTCCACCAATGTTGTAATATTTCGATAAAAGTGTTTCAAAAGTAGTTGTACCTGTTGTTTAGATGGCTTGCAGTCGTTTTCCCAGGGCTGTCTTGCTTCGCCGTTAACCCTCGTTTCGATTCAATGTTGAATTACTTTGCGTGTGCACGCGAGGGGGAAGGGTGGCGGGGACGAGCGTGAGCCACGCCTGCGCGTGCACGTCACTCGGTTTCGATGAGCATCCACACCGTTTTGATTTGGTTTTTCAATAATAGTTGCATTCCAAAACTTTTCCCACACAAAATAAATGTTAGAAAGGACCCAATAAGTGGACAGGTTATGCTTCCTTCCTTCGCATTGGGTCGTTCTACGAAAATGGTGTCTTTGCTGTCCCAGCCATAACCACCAGGAAAAACAGTTAAAAGTGTCAGATAATGAAAGTATATTGTTAATAAAGCATATGTAAGACAGTTAAATTGCAAACCATGTTTTGTATATATTTTAGAGTCGAAGTTTAGTGACATATTTtgattttaaaaaaaagttttttttttctcccactTTAAATGTCATAAAGCTAAAGAAAGTATAAGCTTTATGTTGTGGCCTActtaaaaacaaatatatataaatatcaaCTCATTATTCAAAATAATTTTGTGAATAGCTGTCCCTCAATTCCATGTCACTGGTGTTACCACTGAGGGGTGTTACCCTTTATAAAATGCACCACTTTGAAAAGATTCAACCATTTGGCTACTTTTTCCTGGGCCAAAGGTTAATTGGAGCCAGGGCTGTTTTGAAAAGCACTCTGTTTGGCAAGTTCTTCCTGGGTCAAAGGTTCATTGGAGCCAGGTCTGTTTTGAAAAGCACGTTAGCAATTGGATGAATAATTTGATGTGAGGCCTTAAGATGTGTCACTGGTGTTACACAGTTTATAGTAAGGGAAAGGACATTGTTTTAAAATAATTGATCAAATCACATGAttaagtgatttattttgaatttaaGGAGTGTGGTTTGAGCGACTGTGGCCTCCATTTTAGCTATGCCATGTTGTCTACAGATTTGTCACTGGTGTTATTGTTCCTAGTTTTAAGTGTTACTGGTCTCTGGCATTACACAACTGTGTAAATTACTAATCACTTttaaatataatataaaatatgaACCCTTGTCATTCATTATATATGCAAATTTAAGTCCAATTACATTCTGGAAAGCCTGAATCATCATCTAAAATATAGGTAACACCCATTTTAAAAAGTCTGGATAAGCATTTTTTAAATGCAATATAAAATACAGTACACTCATGTTGATTTATGTTAACTGTTATCTGTGTCTtggtaaaaacatgttttaatgtaGGCTGGTAATCGTTTGAATTTGAGCTACCCTTATCACAAATATAAGTCAAGCTAGATAAATTATTTATTTCTATTAGGCATTCCAATCTAAGTCACAGTCACCTAAATAAGGCAACGTGGAGTACCCCTGGGAAAAGATTGTCAGTTCAAAGCCCTTCATGACATACAATGAAACAGCTCTAGAGTATCACATACTGTGCTAACTGCTCCATCTAGTGGCAGCCTAAATAAATATCAGCTGACATGTGCTCCATTAGTACCACCTACCCAGTGTTGCAAAAAGACAATTTATTGTTACATGTCATACAATCATATTTTATTTCATATAGAGATAAACAAATAGATCAGAAACTAAAGAGGAATCTGCAATGGCCACAGTAGAAAGAAATACACCAATAGTGGAAATCAGGGAAAACTGTCCTGTGCACGGACAATATCTGAAAACCAAGCCTTGAAGTCACCACCAACAAATTAAACAGAACTGCATCAGTATTGCCATCATTCACCACACCTAAACCTTTCCAGTCATTCCACACAAACAGGTACTGCCACTAGCATTAACAAACCTCATAAATACATTGTGTGTTAGATTAAGAGTGCAGTTCTTATCTTAACCAACATTGAGACAGATTAAtaaggggaagaaagagaaactagaaaggctgcgtttagacaggcatcCAAATTCTGATTTTTTtcccactaattggtattttgaccaatcacatcagagcTGACCTGATTGGTccaaagaccaattagtgaaaaaaaagtTTAGAATTGGGCTCCCTGTAGAAAGCTGCGTTTTTACCAACCAGgtcagctctgaaaaatatctgtGATTAGttaaagaccaattagtggaagaaAAAGTGAATAGGGCTGCCTGTGGGAACGTAGCCAAAGAAACAAACAAGAGATTGACAAAATGTTCCTTAGGGAGAAGGCGGCATGTCAAGAGTGCATCAGTGACTATTACTGTCATTGTCAAAAGCTGCTGAACTTTATCAGGGCAAACCAGTGAGAAATTACAGGAAGCCACTGTGTAAACAATCTagtgctctccctctcccagttACACACTCATTCACCTAaatccaaacacacacaaaactttCTGTCCAGAACTAAATATTCTGACAGAATTTAAATCAACAGTATGAACAAAGAGGAAGACACACCCACATTCCCTTTATTCTATTATGGCTATGGTTCCCCATCTAGTAATCCAACTCTGACTCAGAGTAGTTGATATTCTGAAAATCACCAAGTATTCAGAGCAAAAGTAAACCCCTCAAAACAGGTACAGGAAACGCATCATCCACAGAGTAACTTGTCAAATTATCAGGTTTCCCACAAATTTAGGAAACATTTGAAAACAGAAGATCTAACAGCGGTAAAACAGTTGTGGGGTAAACCTAGATTCATTTCAGTCTTTCAGTGATGGGGACCAGAGAAAAGACGTATTTGACCTTGAAAATGAAACACCCATCAGGACAAAAGGATGACCTAGAAAACCGCTGAGAATCTCAGTCCGTCTGCTGAAAGAGTACTCTGGGACAATAGTAACACATAGCAACAGATGGGGAGTTTGCCAAGAGTCTCTGCTCCAGTCCAAGTGTCTCAGTCACAAAATCTGGGAGCCAGACGAGTAGCAGGTGTGGAACAGCTGTCTTTTGGGGCAAAAGAGCTTTACGAAACACTTTGTGCACCCATTCAATACTTTATTCAGGAGAGACGCAAAGTGGTAGGTAGGGAGAGTCCAACCAATATGTTTGTACATTGCATTAATGTTTCAATGAACATATGAGGGTGGGCCCGGAGGAGCGTTGGGTCCGTGATGGTATTTGTGTACAACTTTGGGGAGTCAGACCGTAAAACTGATAGGCCTGACAATGTTGACAATGTGTCAAACTGCTAGGGCTAATGTGTGCATGTGTAGTCACTGTAGTGTATGCTAGTCAAAACTAAGCATGACtgagtgtgtatcagtgtgtctgtTATGAGCGGGAGGGGGCGTCTTCAAAGCTGATGATGCTGGACTCCTGTCCCGTGGTGTTCTGGGAGCCGCTAGACCCCCCTGCTGGCGTCGTTCTCTCCTGTCCCAAGAGCAGGGGAGTGTCGGTCCGAACTTCATCCTCATTGTCGTCGTCATCGTCGTCCATGCTTGGCCAGGTCGACTGGTCCTCCACCTTCTTCAGTCGCTCGTTTAGGGCCTTCAGCGCCAACTGCCTGTAAGACGATcatcattttatttaactaggcaagtcagttaagaacaatttcttatttacaatgagggcctaccaaaaggcaaaagatcTCCTGTGGAGACGGGGCTGGgatttaaattaaaaataaaataacataaatataggacaaaacacctCGACATGAGagagaacacaacactacataaagagagaccgaagacaacatagcaaggcagcaacacaaaaTTCTGTGTGatgatacagtatgtaggctTAACTGCCGTCTATGTAAACAAGGACATGAGTATGATAGCTTGTAAGTGTGTCAACCAGAAAATGAAGCATGAGATAAACAACTCTTGGTAAATGGAtgcctgtgtttgtgtttatttgGGCCTCTAGAGCACTCACCTTCTCCTCTCTGCGTCCTGGGGGTCCGTCCCCGGCAGACTGATGGTGATGGAGGAAGGTGCCCCCACGTCGTAGCGCTTTACCATCTTCCTACAAACCTTGATCTTCACCAGGGCTGCGTGCACCAGGCCAGCCAGCAGCCCCACCACCGGCTGTACCACTTCAGGGAAGAAGGAGGCAAAGGCAAAGTGATCTGACATGTCGCCATGGCCCCGGCTGTGCCTCTGGTAGAAGCGCAGGTAGACCCAGCCTGCCAGGGCGCCAAAGCTGTAGGCCGCCAGTGGGGCGGCACTCTCCAGCAGGCCTGAGAGGCAGAGCAGGGAAAAGCAGAGGAGGACCAGCGCCGGGGCAGCTTTGAGCCTCACCTGGGGAACCCGCAGCACCGTCGTATCCCCCATGGTCTGCTTAAGGGCCACCAACACCCCCCCGAGGAAGGCTGGTGTCCCGTGGACTCGCACCGCGAATAGGTAGTCCAGGTCGAAGGTGACGACATACGTGAGCAAGTAGGAGAGGCCAGCCAGGAGGCCTGCAGAGATGTTGACCACAGTGAAAAAGATGAGCAGCTCCAAGGCGCCCCACAGAGGCTCCAACAGACGGCCACAGGCGATAACAGTCCCCACGTTGGCTGCCACTCCCCACACATGCTGCTCCACCACGGCATGGGTCACCAGGGTCCAGATCCAGAAGTTAGGGGGGAAGAGGTAGCCAGGTGTCACGCCCAGGGCATATGGAGTGTCAACTGCCCATGAGAGCAGGTACAGAAGGAGCACTATGGCACTTATGGACTTCACCACAACGCTCGTATTGGCTAATGCGCCAAAGAAGTGCTGTCGTGCAACTGGCAGATAGCGATTCATTGTGTTGTCTGTTAGTCTTGAGCAAGGGCCGATGAGTAAGTTTGTCTGACCCGCAACTTCTCACGTGCTGGCCTTTTCCCCCTTATTTGTTTAGCAGTGCCAAGAATAACAAACGAAATCAGCGGAACCAGACAACATCCACTCTCTATAGTGAAGATTCATCCGGGAAATAATCTGATTAATCAATGCTAATTAATGGTTTAAATCAACCTTATGGCCTGGCCTCACTGTTCAAAACACTTGATGGAGCAACTTTCTTACCTTGCTATGGACTTTGCTGAAGTTACCTTGTTTCTGATTAGATAA is part of the Oncorhynchus masou masou isolate Uvic2021 chromosome 33, UVic_Omas_1.1, whole genome shotgun sequence genome and harbors:
- the LOC135528077 gene encoding transmembrane protein 115-like, with amino-acid sequence MNRYLPVARQHFFGALANTSVVVKSISAIVLLLYLLSWAVDTPYALGVTPGYLFPPNFWIWTLVTHAVVEQHVWGVAANVGTVIACGRLLEPLWGALELLIFFTVVNISAGLLAGLSYLLTYVVTFDLDYLFAVRVHGTPAFLGGVLVALKQTMGDTTVLRVPQVRLKAAPALVLLCFSLLCLSGLLESAAPLAAYSFGALAGWVYLRFYQRHSRGHGDMSDHFAFASFFPEVVQPVVGLLAGLVHAALVKIKVCRKMVKRYDVGAPSSITISLPGTDPQDAERRRQLALKALNERLKKVEDQSTWPSMDDDDDDNEDEVRTDTPLLLGQERTTPAGGSSGSQNTTGQESSIISFEDAPSRS